The proteins below come from a single Leifsonia sp. 1010 genomic window:
- a CDS encoding DUF2142 domain-containing protein, with translation MSPVAALARFPWRLFSAVFVVLFGLMTVWALATPLYAVPDEASHSIRAAAAVRGEIVGTDSNFQVPAYLKIPGAQNTGVLSCYAGRMDRTPACTSDPAGGDETRSLWSTADTNSPIYYLAVGLPTLVSEGLPAIYGMRILSAALTALTFAVTAALLAAFPGRRWAWLLGLAVINPEVLFLGGSVNPNGMEVASAGALLVSLFVLARLRPTGWLLGLAGASAVISTLFVTGGRSLALLWVVLAAAAVIAVMNRSDWRELLRRRSTWIVAVLLAVICVGALLWFTRPENAVRPGAGAPVAGNRLIVAQNMLEETVRYWQQMAGQGAVDYGMPQFVPALWTCLIFALCLLPVVLGRGRERWVTLGLVGAMVVIPVVTQVALWRQVGDVWQGRYVLAVLLMLAITGGLALDTARLGGPRRTVSVLRAILVLVSVGQFVALAAVVRRYAVVDSNWLHALFRPSWLPPGGTIGLVVIMAAVLIPATVALWRALPRMFADPVDASPESTPTEAGAVESR, from the coding sequence ATGAGCCCCGTAGCCGCCCTCGCCCGCTTCCCGTGGCGCCTCTTCTCCGCCGTCTTCGTGGTCCTCTTCGGGCTGATGACCGTGTGGGCGCTGGCCACCCCGTTGTACGCCGTTCCGGACGAGGCGTCGCACTCCATCCGGGCGGCCGCGGCGGTGCGCGGCGAGATCGTCGGAACGGACTCGAACTTCCAGGTTCCCGCCTACCTGAAGATCCCCGGTGCGCAGAACACGGGAGTGCTCTCGTGCTACGCCGGCCGTATGGACCGCACTCCGGCATGCACGAGCGATCCCGCCGGCGGAGACGAGACGCGCAGCCTGTGGAGCACCGCCGACACGAACAGCCCGATCTACTACCTGGCCGTCGGCTTGCCCACCTTGGTGTCCGAGGGTCTGCCCGCCATCTATGGGATGCGCATCCTCTCCGCCGCGCTGACGGCGCTGACCTTCGCCGTCACGGCTGCCTTGCTCGCGGCGTTCCCCGGCCGCCGCTGGGCATGGCTGCTCGGCCTCGCCGTGATCAATCCCGAGGTCCTCTTCCTCGGCGGTTCGGTCAATCCGAATGGCATGGAGGTCGCCTCGGCGGGCGCTCTCCTCGTGTCGTTGTTCGTGCTCGCACGGCTCAGGCCCACGGGATGGCTGCTGGGCCTCGCGGGAGCCAGCGCGGTGATCTCGACCCTGTTCGTGACCGGCGGCCGCAGCCTGGCACTGCTGTGGGTCGTGCTCGCCGCCGCGGCGGTCATCGCGGTGATGAACAGGAGCGACTGGCGTGAGCTCCTCCGCCGCAGGTCGACGTGGATCGTGGCCGTTCTTCTCGCGGTGATCTGCGTCGGCGCGTTGCTCTGGTTCACACGGCCGGAGAACGCCGTACGCCCCGGGGCAGGGGCACCCGTGGCCGGGAACAGGCTGATCGTCGCGCAGAACATGCTCGAGGAGACGGTGCGGTACTGGCAGCAGATGGCCGGCCAGGGCGCCGTCGACTACGGGATGCCGCAATTCGTGCCGGCGTTGTGGACCTGCCTCATCTTCGCGCTCTGCCTGCTCCCCGTCGTGCTCGGCCGCGGCCGCGAGAGGTGGGTGACGCTGGGGCTCGTGGGCGCGATGGTGGTCATCCCGGTTGTGACACAGGTCGCCCTCTGGCGACAGGTCGGCGATGTCTGGCAGGGCCGGTACGTCCTCGCTGTCCTCCTGATGCTCGCGATCACCGGCGGACTGGCGCTCGACACCGCGCGGCTCGGTGGGCCGCGCCGAACGGTGAGTGTCCTCCGGGCGATCCTGGTTCTGGTGTCCGTCGGCCAGTTCGTCGCCCTTGCCGCCGTGGTTCGTCGCTACGCCGTCGTCGACTCGAATTGGCTCCACGCGCTGTTCCGGCCGAGTTGGCTGCCGCCCGGCGGGACGATCGGGCTGGTCGTCATCATGGCGGCTGTCCTGATCCCAGCGACGGTCGCGTTGTGGCGTGCGTTGCCGCGCATGTTCGCGGACCCGGTGGACGCCTCGCCGGAATCCACGCCGACGGAAGCAGGAGCGGTCGAGTCCCGCTGA
- a CDS encoding glycosyltransferase family 2 protein — protein MTRPSVSVALCTYNGAAFLDTQLRSIRAQTRPPAEIVVSDDGSADTTVAVAETALAGFADARILRNEVALGVVRNFEQAVTATHGDLIALSDQDDVWMPDKLERMAARFADDPSLLFLHTDARLIDGVGRPAGATLFQSLEVSRADRDSIHAGDAFRVYLRRNLATGATVVFRRSLLEAALPFPDEWVHDEWLAIIAAALSGADVLEDPLTDYRRHGSNQIGVADPTLRGKAARVLQARGDRNRGLARRADLLVARLEALGERIPTSSMALARRKREFETARAAMPPARILRVAAVARLAARGDYARFASRGNADIVRDLLQPA, from the coding sequence GTGACCCGTCCGTCGGTCTCGGTCGCGCTGTGCACGTACAACGGCGCGGCCTTCCTCGACACCCAGCTGCGGTCCATCCGGGCTCAGACGCGGCCGCCTGCGGAGATCGTGGTCTCCGACGACGGCTCGGCCGACACGACGGTGGCGGTCGCGGAGACCGCGCTCGCCGGGTTCGCCGACGCCCGCATCCTCCGCAACGAGGTCGCTCTGGGGGTGGTCCGCAACTTCGAGCAGGCGGTCACGGCCACCCACGGAGACCTGATCGCACTCAGCGACCAGGACGACGTGTGGATGCCGGACAAGCTCGAGCGGATGGCCGCGCGCTTCGCCGACGATCCGTCGCTCCTGTTCCTCCACACCGACGCGCGGCTGATCGACGGCGTCGGACGGCCGGCGGGGGCGACCCTGTTCCAGTCGCTCGAGGTGTCGCGCGCCGACCGCGACAGCATCCACGCCGGTGACGCCTTCCGGGTCTACCTGCGCCGCAACCTGGCGACAGGCGCGACGGTCGTCTTCCGCCGGTCCCTCCTGGAGGCCGCCCTGCCGTTCCCGGACGAGTGGGTGCACGACGAATGGCTGGCGATCATCGCGGCGGCTCTCTCGGGCGCCGACGTGCTCGAGGACCCGCTGACCGACTACCGTCGCCACGGCTCGAACCAGATCGGGGTCGCCGACCCGACGCTCCGGGGCAAGGCGGCGCGGGTCCTGCAGGCTCGCGGCGACCGCAACCGCGGGCTGGCGCGACGGGCCGACCTGCTGGTCGCCCGTCTCGAAGCACTGGGGGAGCGCATCCCCACCTCGTCGATGGCGCTGGCCAGGCGGAAGCGGGAGTTCGAGACCGCACGCGCCGCCATGCCGCCCGCGCGGATCCTCCGGGTAGCGGCCGTAGCTCGGCTGGCCGCGCGCGGCGACTACGCGCGCTTCGCCAGCAGGGGCAACGCGGACATCGTCCGCGACCTGCTGCAGCCGGCCTGA
- a CDS encoding glycosyltransferase family 2 protein — translation MPTSLAQTLIVVPAFNEEASVGAVVHEIAEKLPGVSVLVVDDGSADTTSVVAAEAGAEVARLPFNMGVGGAMRFGFKYALEHGYSNVIQIDADGQHDPGNVPALLAALENADLAIGARFAGAGDYTVRGPRKWAMRMLSRTLSRTAGTTLSDTTSGFKASGPRAVALFARNYPAEYLGDTIEALVIAARAGCRIVQVPVIMRPRAAGVPSHNPVKAATYLGRAFLALGFALFRPIAPAERQLNAS, via the coding sequence ATGCCCACCTCGCTCGCACAGACGCTGATCGTCGTGCCCGCCTTCAACGAGGAGGCCTCCGTCGGCGCCGTCGTCCACGAGATCGCCGAGAAGCTGCCCGGCGTGAGCGTCCTGGTCGTCGATGACGGCTCGGCCGACACCACCAGCGTCGTCGCGGCCGAGGCGGGCGCCGAGGTCGCCCGGCTTCCCTTCAACATGGGCGTCGGCGGCGCGATGCGCTTCGGCTTCAAGTACGCGCTGGAACACGGCTACAGCAACGTCATCCAGATCGACGCGGACGGCCAGCACGACCCGGGCAACGTGCCCGCTCTGCTCGCGGCGCTCGAGAACGCGGACCTGGCGATCGGCGCCCGCTTCGCCGGCGCAGGCGACTACACCGTCCGCGGCCCGCGCAAGTGGGCGATGCGGATGCTGTCGCGCACGCTGAGCCGTACGGCAGGGACGACGCTCAGCGACACCACCTCCGGATTCAAGGCGAGCGGTCCGCGCGCCGTCGCCCTGTTCGCCCGCAACTACCCCGCGGAGTACCTCGGCGACACCATCGAGGCGCTCGTGATCGCGGCCCGCGCCGGCTGCCGCATCGTGCAGGTCCCGGTGATCATGCGGCCGCGTGCCGCGGGCGTCCCGTCGCACAACCCGGTCAAGGCTGCGACCTACCTCGGCCGCGCCTTCCTCGCTCTCGGTTTCGCCCTGTTCCGCCCGATCGCCCCCGCCGAGAGGCAGCTGAACGCGTCGTGA
- a CDS encoding DUF2304 domain-containing protein, translated as MSLTAYILGILAALLTLGVVIEMMRRKRMRERHAIWWLLAGTLALIIGIFPGILNWTAELLGVGVGTNLVFFVSIAVLFLVCIQASAELTTLEDKTRSLAEQTVLLQLRVKELERRLAADDGRASDAGAPPAA; from the coding sequence GTGAGTCTCACCGCCTACATCCTCGGCATCCTCGCCGCACTGCTCACCCTGGGTGTCGTCATCGAGATGATGCGCCGCAAGCGGATGCGCGAACGGCACGCCATCTGGTGGCTGCTCGCCGGCACGCTGGCGCTCATCATCGGCATCTTCCCGGGCATCCTGAACTGGACGGCCGAACTCCTGGGTGTCGGCGTCGGAACCAACCTCGTGTTCTTCGTCAGCATCGCTGTGCTGTTCCTGGTCTGCATCCAGGCGAGCGCCGAGCTCACCACCCTCGAGGACAAGACCCGGTCGCTCGCCGAGCAGACGGTGCTGCTGCAGCTGCGCGTCAAAGAGCTCGAGCGCCGGCTCGCCGCCGACGACGGCCGCGCCTCGGACGCGGGCGCGCCTCCCGCGGCCTGA
- a CDS encoding DUF2142 domain-containing protein, with the protein MTDSENPETPATPKVLARVFGIAAGILFVLMASFSLATPQGGSPDEPAHAMRAFAAAHGQLDGPASRSAPGTIDLRVPQYFAQLETRMACFKRVITQTPACVAPLPAADPIVTGHSSATANTPVFYVLTGWPSLFLHESKALYGMRLVSALLCAVLLGVAFAAVRALPRWRWTAAALGVGLTPMALFLSGTLNPNGLEIAATVASFALLTLLFSRPPSLFTPLVVGAVVVIGALLIFTRSIAILWLLVALVAALLIASPGALRAVVRVWWVVAAAVLVALIAAGAALYYLRPRALTPSYQPVGGGSSWSQGFSTTLDQTFSFMVGWIGQFGWLESPAPALTVAVVAAVGGAALLFGAAVTRRRTGLALGMIALVLVLVPPFSQAAVVHDAGYIWQGRYTLALAVLLVMVAGRSLDDGLPGASMSGVGRRVVWISLSAVAIGQLAAFIWVLRRYVIGLSWNTTWLDLVRSPHWQPPGGWLPVTVVFAIGTVAGVILLARSVTRPPALVTTASGVS; encoded by the coding sequence GTGACCGACAGCGAGAACCCGGAGACGCCGGCCACGCCGAAAGTGCTTGCACGGGTCTTCGGCATCGCCGCCGGCATCCTCTTCGTCCTCATGGCCTCCTTCTCGCTCGCGACTCCGCAAGGGGGCAGCCCGGACGAGCCCGCCCACGCCATGCGGGCATTCGCAGCAGCACACGGACAGCTCGACGGCCCGGCCTCGCGGAGCGCGCCCGGCACCATCGACCTTCGCGTTCCGCAGTACTTCGCCCAGCTTGAGACCCGGATGGCCTGCTTCAAGCGGGTCATCACACAGACCCCCGCCTGCGTCGCGCCGCTTCCGGCCGCGGATCCCATCGTGACCGGGCACTCGTCCGCGACGGCGAACACGCCCGTGTTCTATGTGCTGACGGGCTGGCCCAGCCTGTTCCTGCACGAGTCCAAGGCCCTGTACGGGATGCGCCTCGTCAGCGCCCTCCTGTGCGCCGTCCTGCTCGGGGTGGCGTTCGCCGCGGTGCGCGCACTGCCACGCTGGCGCTGGACCGCGGCAGCCCTCGGTGTCGGTCTCACGCCCATGGCGCTGTTCCTGTCAGGCACACTCAACCCGAACGGTCTGGAGATCGCCGCCACCGTCGCCTCCTTCGCCCTGCTGACGCTGCTGTTCTCGCGTCCGCCGTCACTCTTCACCCCGCTCGTCGTCGGCGCCGTCGTCGTCATCGGGGCCCTTCTGATCTTCACCAGGAGCATCGCCATCCTCTGGCTGCTCGTGGCTCTCGTCGCCGCTCTGCTGATCGCGTCGCCCGGAGCCTTGCGCGCGGTGGTGCGGGTCTGGTGGGTGGTCGCCGCGGCGGTACTCGTCGCGCTCATCGCGGCAGGAGCGGCCCTCTACTACCTGCGCCCTCGTGCGCTCACGCCCTCGTACCAGCCGGTCGGCGGGGGCAGCAGCTGGTCGCAGGGTTTCTCGACGACCCTCGACCAGACGTTCTCGTTCATGGTCGGGTGGATCGGGCAGTTCGGGTGGCTGGAGTCGCCGGCGCCGGCCCTCACCGTCGCCGTCGTGGCGGCGGTCGGCGGGGCGGCGCTCCTCTTCGGCGCCGCGGTGACACGTCGGCGGACGGGTCTCGCGCTCGGGATGATCGCCCTCGTGCTCGTCCTGGTTCCACCGTTCTCGCAGGCCGCCGTCGTCCACGACGCTGGATACATCTGGCAGGGCCGGTACACACTGGCTCTCGCCGTCCTGTTGGTGATGGTCGCGGGCAGGAGCCTGGACGACGGCCTTCCGGGTGCATCGATGTCGGGTGTCGGCCGTCGGGTCGTGTGGATCTCCCTCAGTGCGGTGGCGATCGGGCAGCTGGCAGCGTTCATCTGGGTGCTCCGCCGCTACGTGATCGGCCTGTCCTGGAACACCACATGGCTCGACCTGGTCCGTTCACCGCACTGGCAACCGCCGGGCGGATGGCTGCCCGTGACGGTCGTGTTCGCCATCGGGACCGTCGCCGGGGTCATCCTTCTGGCACGGTCGGTGACACGCCCGCCTGCCCTCGTCACCACGGCCTCCGGGGTGTCGTAA
- a CDS encoding DUF2142 domain-containing protein: MNDETATAPRPAFPVRAFLVSWALLTALCLCWGFATPISGSPDEPAHIVRAASVVRGEWVGPASSTGNIVTVPAYIARSQAVTCFAFNPAVDADCGVAEPADPDADVRSTTSAGLYNPLYYLAVGWPTLLIHDTGGIYAMRAVSALLTALFLALAFAITTTLPQRRLAMLSYALAITPMMLFLGGTVNPNTLEAAATLAVFVAMLSIVLDVRSLRLRSDLVVVAAGIAVGVNARGLSPLWLLVAIGAPLVLIPRTRFLALVRRRATLVAIAVSALFVVGALAWTLGSNSLANAIAKPEEALHFPGVGASPVTGFLRVFTGTVGYGQGLIGLFGWLDTPAPDVVIYVYGAGIAALVVSALLVLRGRRLLALAILVAAFLLFPAIVQAVYIHGGGLIWQGRYNLPLFLCLVVGAAALLGPRAELIGATTFRRLILLVAAVGVGAQWWAFEATLRRYSVGGNGTLKLFLLGGAPWTPPGGNLLWLGLMGVVLVASGVLLTASVWPRDPRPLTPAGTA; encoded by the coding sequence GTGAACGACGAAACAGCCACCGCCCCGCGTCCGGCATTCCCGGTCCGGGCCTTCCTCGTCTCCTGGGCCCTGCTCACGGCGCTGTGCCTCTGCTGGGGCTTCGCCACGCCGATCTCCGGCTCCCCGGACGAGCCCGCGCACATCGTCCGCGCGGCCAGTGTCGTCCGTGGCGAGTGGGTCGGCCCCGCCTCGTCGACGGGCAACATCGTCACCGTGCCGGCGTATATCGCGCGGTCGCAGGCGGTCACGTGCTTCGCCTTCAACCCCGCCGTCGATGCCGACTGCGGTGTCGCCGAACCGGCCGATCCGGATGCGGACGTCCGGTCGACCACCTCCGCCGGCCTGTACAACCCCCTCTACTACCTGGCCGTCGGGTGGCCCACCCTCCTCATCCACGACACCGGTGGCATCTACGCGATGCGAGCGGTCAGCGCCCTCCTCACGGCGCTCTTCCTCGCGCTCGCCTTCGCGATCACCACGACCCTCCCCCAGCGGCGCCTGGCGATGTTGTCCTACGCCCTGGCGATCACCCCGATGATGCTGTTCCTCGGCGGCACGGTGAACCCCAACACCCTCGAGGCCGCAGCGACCCTCGCCGTCTTCGTGGCGATGCTCTCGATCGTTCTGGATGTCCGGTCGCTGCGCCTCCGCTCGGACCTCGTCGTCGTGGCCGCGGGTATCGCCGTCGGCGTCAACGCCCGGGGGCTGTCTCCTCTGTGGCTGCTCGTCGCCATCGGAGCGCCGCTCGTTCTGATCCCTCGCACCAGATTCCTCGCACTGGTGCGCCGCCGGGCGACGCTCGTCGCCATTGCCGTCTCGGCACTGTTCGTTGTCGGCGCCCTCGCCTGGACCCTGGGATCCAATTCGCTGGCCAATGCGATCGCGAAGCCGGAGGAGGCGCTCCACTTCCCGGGAGTCGGCGCATCACCGGTGACCGGATTCCTTCGCGTGTTCACCGGAACCGTGGGTTACGGGCAGGGTCTCATCGGTCTGTTCGGCTGGCTGGACACCCCCGCCCCCGACGTGGTGATCTACGTCTACGGGGCCGGAATCGCCGCACTCGTCGTAAGCGCGCTCCTCGTGCTCCGGGGGCGGCGCCTGCTCGCGCTGGCGATCCTGGTCGCCGCCTTCCTGCTGTTCCCCGCGATCGTGCAGGCCGTCTACATCCACGGTGGCGGCCTCATCTGGCAGGGCCGCTACAACCTCCCGCTCTTCCTCTGCCTCGTCGTCGGTGCTGCCGCTCTTCTCGGGCCGCGCGCCGAGTTGATCGGGGCGACGACGTTCCGACGGTTGATCCTCCTGGTCGCTGCCGTCGGCGTCGGCGCCCAGTGGTGGGCCTTCGAGGCGACGCTGCGACGCTACTCCGTCGGCGGGAACGGAACGCTCAAGCTGTTCCTTCTCGGCGGAGCGCCCTGGACGCCTCCCGGCGGGAACCTGCTCTGGCTCGGACTCATGGGGGTGGTGCTCGTGGCGAGTGGTGTCCTCCTCACGGCGTCCGTGTGGCCGCGCGACCCGCGCCCGCTCACGCCGGCCGGGACTGCCTGA
- a CDS encoding glycosyltransferase family 2 protein: MTIDIMMPFYGDPDLFRAAVESVLAQTDPDWRLVVVDDVYPDREPGEWVASLSDPRVEYVRNEANLGVNGNFSKCVRLVEADYFVLMGCDDLMEPGYVASMRTAIAEHPDASYLQPGVTVIGDDGLPALPLADRVKTWYRPDKSDPLVMTGQDLAVSLLRGNWTYFPSICWRREAVDRHGFNGSFDVVLDLALQLDIVLDGGDLVLLPERTFRYRRHEGSVSSWTALDGTRFEEERAFFLETKRRLRARGWTRAARVASAHLSSRLNAATRLPAAVSKRDGAGVRSLLGHVLRGW; this comes from the coding sequence GTGACGATCGACATCATGATGCCGTTCTACGGCGACCCGGACCTGTTCCGTGCCGCAGTGGAGAGCGTCTTGGCGCAGACCGACCCTGACTGGCGTCTGGTCGTCGTCGACGACGTGTACCCCGACAGGGAGCCCGGCGAGTGGGTCGCCTCCCTGAGCGACCCGCGTGTCGAGTACGTCCGCAACGAGGCGAACCTCGGCGTGAACGGCAACTTCTCGAAATGCGTCCGGCTGGTCGAGGCGGACTACTTCGTGCTGATGGGATGCGACGACCTGATGGAGCCCGGCTACGTGGCGTCCATGCGCACGGCCATCGCGGAGCATCCCGACGCCTCGTACCTTCAGCCGGGGGTGACGGTCATCGGCGACGACGGCCTCCCCGCCCTCCCGCTCGCCGACCGCGTGAAGACCTGGTATCGGCCGGACAAGAGCGATCCACTGGTCATGACCGGTCAAGACCTCGCCGTGAGCCTCCTGCGCGGCAACTGGACCTACTTCCCCTCGATCTGCTGGCGCAGGGAGGCGGTGGACCGACACGGATTCAACGGGTCCTTCGACGTCGTGCTCGACCTCGCGCTGCAACTCGACATCGTGCTCGATGGAGGCGACCTGGTTCTGCTGCCCGAGCGCACGTTCCGTTACCGTCGCCACGAGGGGAGCGTCTCCTCCTGGACGGCGCTGGACGGAACGCGCTTCGAGGAGGAGCGCGCCTTCTTCCTCGAGACCAAGCGGCGGCTCCGGGCCCGCGGGTGGACGCGGGCCGCGCGCGTCGCGTCGGCGCACCTGTCGAGCCGGCTCAACGCCGCTACTCGGCTCCCCGCGGCCGTGTCCAAGCGCGACGGCGCAGGGGTCCGCTCCCTGCTCGGTCACGTCCTGCGCGGGTGGTGA